In one Natronosalvus amylolyticus genomic region, the following are encoded:
- a CDS encoding recombinase family protein, giving the protein MIACYARVSTSDQKLPRQVRSVLPYVEDKFGTDIGQDITEVGDYVSDENTSDDPISLAGGDVMLFYDRLTGTNTDRKGYHDLMDAVDSGDVDAVVSDAVSRVSRSLRDLDRTAERVVEQNNAELHLIKEGFQLIPGKEDPFQRAMFRLLGVFAELEAELAQLRAREGLQTRIEADENYRHGRAPLGFVKSDGEIRPGPDYDLTVSTLRDVAEGYLSKRKAAKRLDTSRRTINRSLNDRSELYGL; this is encoded by the coding sequence ATGATCGCATGCTACGCTCGTGTTTCAACATCCGACCAGAAGCTTCCACGACAAGTTCGATCTGTACTCCCGTACGTAGAGGACAAGTTCGGCACCGACATTGGCCAAGATATTACAGAGGTTGGTGATTACGTCTCTGACGAGAATACCAGTGACGATCCAATCTCCCTTGCAGGTGGTGATGTTATGCTATTCTACGATCGCCTGACGGGGACGAACACTGACCGTAAGGGATATCATGATTTGATGGATGCTGTTGACAGTGGAGATGTTGACGCAGTCGTAAGCGACGCTGTGAGTCGTGTGAGTCGTTCACTTCGAGATCTTGATCGCACCGCTGAGCGTGTCGTTGAACAGAACAACGCGGAGCTGCATCTGATCAAAGAAGGATTCCAGCTGATACCTGGGAAGGAGGACCCGTTTCAGCGAGCTATGTTCCGACTACTCGGTGTGTTTGCCGAGTTAGAGGCGGAACTTGCACAGTTAAGGGCGCGAGAAGGCCTTCAGACACGCATTGAGGCCGATGAGAACTATCGACATGGGAGAGCTCCGCTAGGTTTTGTCAAGAGCGATGGAGAAATTCGACCAGGACCAGATTACGACCTTACCGTTTCCACGTTGCGGGACGTGGCAGAAGGATACCTTAGCAAGCGGAAGGCTGCGAAGCGGCTCGACACATCCCGTCGAACTATCAACCGATCGTTGAATGACCGATCAGAACTGTATGGCTTGTAG